TGTAGTAAGGTATACCGCCTTTTGCCTTGATTAATTCGCCTGCTTCTTCGGCCTGCCCAGCGGGACGAGTTATAGCAACGGTCCTACCTTTCAAGCTAGGGGCTTTTTGAACCATGCCAGTTTCCTACCTAAGTTTGCAACGTCACCAATCACGATGACAGATGGCGGCTTGATTTGCTTTACTTCTGCCTCGGCAACGACAGCTTTCAGAGTACTTATCAGAGTTCTTTGCTGCGGATAGGTTCCTGACTCGACAATTGCCACCGGCTTATCTGGGCGCACTCCGCCCTCAAGCAACTTGCTCACGATGTCATCTAACGATTCAACACCCATCAAGATAACCATCGTGTCAACTGCGTCAGCGATTTTTGCCCAATCAATCACGCGCTCAGCATCACCAGCTCGGTGACCCGTAATAATCGCCACTGAAGAAGCGTAATCGCGGTGTGTTAACGGTATGCCAGCGTAAGCAGGAGCCACAACTGCAGAGCTAACACCTGGCACAACCTCAAACTCGATGCCCTTCTCGGCGAGCGCTTCCGCTTCTTCGCCACCTCTCCCGAAAATGAATGGGTCGCCACCTTTTAATCGCACAACTTTGCCACCCTTTTGAGCTTTCTCGATTATAAGTTCAGTAATCTTGTCTTGTGGAACTTCATGCTTACCTGTGCGCTTGCCCACATAGATTTTCTCGGCTTTTTTAGGTGCCAAATTAAGGGTTTCTTCGCCGACCAGTCTATCATAGATTATGACATCGGCTTCTTTGATGAGTTCAACTGCTTTAACAGTGAGCAGTTTTGGGTCGCCTGGTCCAGCGCCCACAAGGTAAACTCTACCAAACACCATACTTTTCCCTCCACTCCTTCTCGAACTCTTTAGCACCTTGCCTAATCAGTGCTTCACCGACTCTTCTGCCTAACTCTTCAGCTTGAGCCAAAGTGCCCTCTGCTGACGCACTGATTTTCTCGCCTCTGTTGAGCGCGAAGATGCAGCCAAAAAGTGACAACGAATCGCCAGTGGCGTGCCCGACAGCGCCTATTGGAACACGGCAACCGCCTTCGAGGCTAAGGACGAGACTGCGTTCAGCTGTAATCTCGGCGCGTGTCGCCTTATCTTCCACCCTCTGCAAGATTTCTATAACATTTGTATTGCCTTCTTTTGCAACAATCGCCAAGGCTCCCTGTCCCGCTGCCGAAGGAAACTGGTCCAGTGGTAAGCGTTCGGTTATTTCGCTTGTTATGTTCATGCGTTCTAACCCTGCTTCAGCAATTACAATCCCTGCCAGCTCGCCCGTCCCAACCTTTCTGATTCTTGTGTCAACGTTACCCCTGATGGGTTGGACTTCTAAGTCTGGACGCAAGAACTTGATTTCCGCAAGTCTCCGCAGGCTACCCGTGCCAACGACTGCGCCGTGAGGCAAAGCGTTAAGCGGAATTTTACCTTTAGAAATGAAAACATCACGTTGTGA
This genomic interval from Candidatus Bathyarchaeota archaeon contains the following:
- the hemC gene encoding hydroxymethylbilane synthase → MTVGTRGSKLAIVQTERVLEKIKQTCPNIDFKLKIIKTTGDKEHGKPLFAIDCKGIFEKEIDQQVVSGEVDFAVHSLKDVPIVERQTGTVLASIPKRDSQRDVFISKGKIPLNALPHGAVVGTGSLRRLAEIKFLRPDLEVQPIRGNVDTRIRKVGTGELAGIVIAEAGLERMNITSEITERLPLDQFPSAAGQGALAIVAKEGNTNVIEILQRVEDKATRAEITAERSLVLSLEGGCRVPIGAVGHATGDSLSLFGCIFALNRGEKISASAEGTLAQAEELGRRVGEALIRQGAKEFEKEWREKYGVW
- the cobA gene encoding uroporphyrinogen-III C-methyltransferase, whose amino-acid sequence is MVFGRVYLVGAGPGDPKLLTVKAVELIKEADVIIYDRLVGEETLNLAPKKAEKIYVGKRTGKHEVPQDKITELIIEKAQKGGKVVRLKGGDPFIFGRGGEEAEALAEKGIEFEVVPGVSSAVVAPAYAGIPLTHRDYASSVAIITGHRAGDAERVIDWAKIADAVDTMVILMGVESLDDIVSKLLEGGVRPDKPVAIVESGTYPQQRTLISTLKAVVAEAEVKQIKPPSVIVIGDVANLGRKLAWFKKPLA